DNA sequence from the Tenacibaculum mesophilum genome:
GGTGGCAGCAAGTTTTTGGAGTTTGCTATCACCTGCAATTGATAACAGTCCGGGTGAAGGATTTGTAAAAGTACTTCCTTCGGCAATAGGGTTTGCTCTGGGGGCTTTGGCGCTTTTTGGAATGGATAAATGGTTGCCACATTTGCATATTAATTTTAAAGAAGACGAAGTTGAAGGAGTTAAAACAAATTGGCATAAAACAACTTTGTTGGTTTTGGCAATTACCTTACACAATATTCCAGAAGGTTTGGCAGTAGGAGTGTTGTTTGGAGCAGCTTCAACCATGGTTGGGGTAGAGCAAACCGAAATGATAATTGCTGCTATTTCGCTAGCTATTGGTATTGGAATTCAAAATTTCCCAGAAGGATTTGCAGTTGCAATGCCATTAAGAAGACAAGGCGTAAGTCGTTTTAAAAGTTTTTGGTACGGACAATTATCAGCTATCGTTGAGCCTATGGCAGC
Encoded proteins:
- a CDS encoding ZIP family metal transporter translates to MDLFNQLVSFGKEHPIQAALYASLFTWGLTALGASLVFFFKKMNRAVLDGMLGFTGGVMVAASFWSLLSPAIDNSPGEGFVKVLPSAIGFALGALALFGMDKWLPHLHINFKEDEVEGVKTNWHKTTLLVLAITLHNIPEGLAVGVLFGAASTMVGVEQTEMIIAAISLAIGIGIQNFPEGFAVAMPLRRQGVSRFKSFWYGQLSAIVEPMAAVLGAVAVSFFTPILPYALAFAAGAMIFVVVEEVIPETQRDKYTDIATLGFIGGFIVMMSLDVGLG